A single region of the Streptomyces vilmorinianum genome encodes:
- a CDS encoding NUDIX hydrolase, which produces MGTPDFIRDLRASAGHQLLFLPGVSAVVFDDRGRVLLGRRADNGMWSIIGGIVEPGEQPAACAVREVYEETAVRCEVERVVLVQTLRKPVVYPNGDQCQFMDVSFRCRAVGGEAQVNDEESTDVGWFDVNDLPQMKRFSHFRIEQALADEPTWFDPMPTS; this is translated from the coding sequence ATGGGTACTCCAGACTTCATCCGCGACCTGCGGGCCAGCGCCGGCCACCAGCTGCTCTTCCTGCCGGGCGTGAGCGCCGTCGTCTTCGACGACCGAGGCCGGGTGCTGCTCGGCCGACGGGCCGACAACGGCATGTGGTCGATCATCGGCGGCATCGTCGAACCCGGCGAGCAGCCCGCGGCCTGTGCCGTCCGCGAGGTGTACGAGGAGACCGCCGTACGCTGCGAGGTCGAGCGCGTCGTGCTCGTCCAGACCCTGCGCAAGCCCGTCGTCTACCCCAACGGCGACCAGTGCCAGTTCATGGACGTCTCCTTCCGCTGCCGCGCCGTCGGCGGCGAGGCCCAGGTCAACGACGAGGAGTCGACCGACGTCGGCTGGTTCGACGTGAACGACCTGCCGCAGATGAAGCGGTTCTCGCACTTCCGGATCGAGCAGGCGCTCGCCGACGAACCCACATGGTTCGACCCCATGCCCACCAGCTGA
- a CDS encoding 3-hydroxybutyrate dehydrogenase: MSAPTTSGPLPAQGTAPPAPTPAPGSVQLDLAGRTALVTGAAGGIGRACALRLAAAGARVRAVDRAAGGLEALAEEATGLAGAVEPQTLDLTDLDAAEAAAAGADILVNNAGLQLVRPIEEFPPDVFHTVLTVMLEAPFRLIRGALPHMYAQGWGRIVNLSSVHGLRASAFKSAYVAAKHGLQGLSKTAALEGAPHGVTSNCVNPGYVRTPLVERQIADQAAAHAIPAERVLTEVLLKDSALKRLIEPEEVAEAVLYLCTPQASFITGTSLTLDGGWTAH; encoded by the coding sequence ATGAGCGCCCCCACCACATCAGGTCCCCTGCCGGCCCAGGGCACGGCACCACCCGCCCCGACCCCCGCGCCCGGGTCCGTCCAGCTCGACCTCGCCGGCCGCACCGCGCTCGTCACCGGCGCGGCCGGCGGCATCGGCCGGGCCTGCGCGCTCCGCCTCGCCGCCGCGGGAGCCCGGGTCAGAGCCGTCGACCGGGCGGCCGGCGGCCTTGAGGCACTCGCCGAAGAGGCGACCGGCCTCGCCGGCGCGGTCGAGCCGCAGACCCTGGACCTCACCGACCTGGACGCCGCCGAAGCCGCGGCCGCCGGAGCCGACATCCTCGTCAACAACGCCGGACTGCAGCTCGTCCGCCCCATCGAGGAATTCCCGCCGGACGTCTTCCACACCGTCCTCACCGTCATGCTGGAGGCGCCCTTCCGGCTCATCAGGGGCGCCCTGCCGCACATGTACGCCCAGGGCTGGGGCCGGATCGTCAACCTCTCCTCCGTCCACGGACTGCGCGCCTCCGCCTTCAAGTCCGCCTATGTGGCCGCCAAACACGGTTTGCAGGGGCTCTCCAAGACCGCCGCACTCGAAGGCGCCCCCCACGGGGTCACCTCCAACTGCGTCAACCCCGGCTATGTACGCACCCCCCTGGTCGAACGACAGATCGCCGACCAGGCCGCGGCCCACGCCATCCCCGCGGAGCGGGTCCTGACCGAGGTCCTCCTCAAGGACTCCGCGCTCAAGCGCCTCATCGAGCCGGAGGAGGTCGCCGAGGCCGTGCTCTACCTCTGCACCCCACAGGCCTCCTTCATCACCGGCACCTCCCTGACCCTCGACGGCGGCTGGACCGCGCACTAG